Proteins found in one Oryza glaberrima chromosome 4, OglaRS2, whole genome shotgun sequence genomic segment:
- the LOC127771790 gene encoding UMP-CMP kinase 2 isoform X1: MWRRQVGALLLRHRSTPSSTLRHHLPLPVPDQSPPLASNLLLRLFTSQSGEGGDGATKPFIAFVLGGPGSGKGTQCVRIASDFGFAHLSAGDLLRSEISTGSEKGELILNIIKEGKIVPSEITVELIRKAMESSDAKRVLIDGFPRCEENRIAFERITGTEPDLVIFFDCPEDEMVKRLLGRNQGRVDDNIETIKKRLKVFESLNIPVVDYYTSRGKVHKINATGTEEEIFGAVHKLFSSLSLFSLIEGIGKRANGGKSLHLQHAWTTIGHDAFSTAAARR, from the exons ATGTGGCGGCGGCAAGTGGGTGCCCTTCTTCTCCGGCACCGATCCACGCCTTCCTCCACCCTCCGCCaccatctccccctccccgtCCCCGACCAG AGCCCACCTCTCGCTTCCAATCTTCTGCTCCGCCTCTTCACTTCTCAATCT GGAGAGGGAGGTGATGGTGCCACCAAGCCCTTCATTGCTTTCGTCTTAG GGGGTCCCGGGAGTGGGAAAGGTACGCAATGTGTCCGGATCGCTTCTGATTTTGGGTTTGCTCATTTGAGTGCCGGTGACCTTCTACGGAGTGAAATTTCAACTGGCAGTGAGAAAGG GGAGTTGATCttaaatataataaaagaaGGGAAGATTGTTCCATCAGAGATTACTGTTGAACTGATTAGAAAAGCTATGGAATCGAGCGATGCTAAAAGGGTTCTTATTGATGGTTTCCCAAGGTGTGAGGAAAACAGGATCGCCTTCGAAAGAATA ACTGGAACAGAACCAGACCTTGTGATTTTCTTTGACTGCCCTGAGGATGAGATGGTTAAACGTTTACTAGGCCGTAACCAG GGACGAGTGGATGATAACATTGAAACAATCAAGAAGCGCCTAAAGGTGTTTGAGAGTCTAAATATTCCTGTTGTTGACTACTACACTTCAAGAGGAAAGGTTCACAAG ATAAATGCAACCGGAACTGAAGAAGAAATCTTTGGAGCAGTCCACAAGCTGTTTTCCTCCTTAAG TCTATTCTCTCTCATTGAGGGCATTGGGAAGCGTGCAAATGGTGGGAAAAGTTTGCATCTGCAGCATGCATGGACGACGATTGGTCATGATGCTTTTTCTACAGCTGCAGCCCGGCGATAG
- the LOC127771790 gene encoding UMP-CMP kinase 2 isoform X3 → MWRRQVGALLLRHRSTPSSTLRHHLPLPVPDQSPPLASNLLLRLFTSQSGEGGDGATKPFIAFVLGGPGSGKGTQCVRIASDFGFAHLSAGDLLRSEISTGSEKGELILNIIKEGKIVPSEITVELIRKAMESSDAKRVLIDGFPRCEENRIAFERITGTEPDLVIFFDCPEDEMVKRLLGRNQGRVDDNIETIKKRLKVFESLNIPVVDYYTSRGKVHKINATGTEEEIFGAVHKLFSSLRF, encoded by the exons ATGTGGCGGCGGCAAGTGGGTGCCCTTCTTCTCCGGCACCGATCCACGCCTTCCTCCACCCTCCGCCaccatctccccctccccgtCCCCGACCAG AGCCCACCTCTCGCTTCCAATCTTCTGCTCCGCCTCTTCACTTCTCAATCT GGAGAGGGAGGTGATGGTGCCACCAAGCCCTTCATTGCTTTCGTCTTAG GGGGTCCCGGGAGTGGGAAAGGTACGCAATGTGTCCGGATCGCTTCTGATTTTGGGTTTGCTCATTTGAGTGCCGGTGACCTTCTACGGAGTGAAATTTCAACTGGCAGTGAGAAAGG GGAGTTGATCttaaatataataaaagaaGGGAAGATTGTTCCATCAGAGATTACTGTTGAACTGATTAGAAAAGCTATGGAATCGAGCGATGCTAAAAGGGTTCTTATTGATGGTTTCCCAAGGTGTGAGGAAAACAGGATCGCCTTCGAAAGAATA ACTGGAACAGAACCAGACCTTGTGATTTTCTTTGACTGCCCTGAGGATGAGATGGTTAAACGTTTACTAGGCCGTAACCAG GGACGAGTGGATGATAACATTGAAACAATCAAGAAGCGCCTAAAGGTGTTTGAGAGTCTAAATATTCCTGTTGTTGACTACTACACTTCAAGAGGAAAGGTTCACAAG ATAAATGCAACCGGAACTGAAGAAGAAATCTTTGGAGCAGTCCACAAGCTGTTTTCCTCCTTAAG GTTTTGA
- the LOC127771790 gene encoding UMP-CMP kinase 2 isoform X2, protein MWRRQVGALLLRHRSTPSSTLRHHLPLPVPDQSPPLASNLLLRLFTSQSGEGGDGATKPFIAFVLGGPGSGKGTQCVRIASDFGFAHLSAGDLLRSEISTGSEKGELILNIIKEGKIVPSEITVELIRKAMESSDAKRVLIDGFPRCEENRIAFERITGTEPDLVIFFDCPEDEMVKRLLGRNQGRVDDNIETIKKRLKVFESLNIPVVDYYTSRGKVHKINATGTEEEIFGAVHKLFSSLRPQLQNTGTICYYNIKTSSNHLANM, encoded by the exons ATGTGGCGGCGGCAAGTGGGTGCCCTTCTTCTCCGGCACCGATCCACGCCTTCCTCCACCCTCCGCCaccatctccccctccccgtCCCCGACCAG AGCCCACCTCTCGCTTCCAATCTTCTGCTCCGCCTCTTCACTTCTCAATCT GGAGAGGGAGGTGATGGTGCCACCAAGCCCTTCATTGCTTTCGTCTTAG GGGGTCCCGGGAGTGGGAAAGGTACGCAATGTGTCCGGATCGCTTCTGATTTTGGGTTTGCTCATTTGAGTGCCGGTGACCTTCTACGGAGTGAAATTTCAACTGGCAGTGAGAAAGG GGAGTTGATCttaaatataataaaagaaGGGAAGATTGTTCCATCAGAGATTACTGTTGAACTGATTAGAAAAGCTATGGAATCGAGCGATGCTAAAAGGGTTCTTATTGATGGTTTCCCAAGGTGTGAGGAAAACAGGATCGCCTTCGAAAGAATA ACTGGAACAGAACCAGACCTTGTGATTTTCTTTGACTGCCCTGAGGATGAGATGGTTAAACGTTTACTAGGCCGTAACCAG GGACGAGTGGATGATAACATTGAAACAATCAAGAAGCGCCTAAAGGTGTTTGAGAGTCTAAATATTCCTGTTGTTGACTACTACACTTCAAGAGGAAAGGTTCACAAG ATAAATGCAACCGGAACTGAAGAAGAAATCTTTGGAGCAGTCCACAAGCTGTTTTCCTCCTTAAG GCCCCAACTTCAGAATACAGGGACAATTTGCTATTATAATATAAAGACAAGTTCCAATCATTTGGCAAACATGTAG
- the LOC127772346 gene encoding UNC93-like protein 1 has translation MAVTAESSPAATGKLRYNSPLVQVSLIGLVCFCCPGMFNALTGLGGGGQLDHSTADNANTALYSCFAVFGVLGGAAHNLLGPRVTLLAGALTYPLYAASFLYYNHHPSRQAFPVTAGALLGVGAGLLWAAQGAIMTSYPPPSRRGSYISLFWCLFNLGGVLGGLLPFSLNYHRAADAASVNDATYIAFMAFMLLGAGLALLLLPPSRIVRDDGSRATRMTYSSVSTEGWEILKLFANWRMLLVLPAAWASNFFYTYQFNNVNGRLFTLRTKGLNNVFYWGAQMLGSAAIGYFLDFGFGSSSRRRRGLCGVAAVAVLGTAIWAGGLANQLRYADGNWGERLIDFKDGRRYAGPFLLYFSYGLLDAMFQSLIYWIIGALANDTQILSRYVGFYKGVQSAGAAVAWQIDTHKTSLISQLIVNWALTTVSYPLLALLVFLAVKEEDSSVSSVEDGKEKDSKLSAPTSFH, from the exons ATGGCCGTGACGGCggagtcgtcgccggcggcgacggggaagctGCGGTACAACTCGCCGCTGGTGCAGGTGTCCCTGATCGGGTTGGTGTGCTTCTGCTGCCCTGGCATGTTCAACGCCCTGAccgggctcggcggcggcgggcagctggACCACTCCACCGCCGACAACGCCAACACCGCCCTCTACTCCTGCTTCGCCGTCTTCggcgtcctcggcggcgccgcccacaACCTCCTCGGCCCGCGCGtcaccctcctcgccggcgccctcACCTACCCGCTCtacgccgcctccttcctctaCTATAACCACCACCCCTCCCGCCAGGCCTTCCCCGtcaccgccggcgccctccTCGGCGTCGGGGCCGGACTCCTCTGGGCCGCGCAGGGCGCCATCATGACGTCATACCCACCCCCGTCCCGCCGCGGCTCCTACATCTCCCTCTTCTGGTGCCTCTTCAACCtcggcggcgtcctcggcggcctcctccccttctccctcaactaccaccgcgccgccgacgccgccagcgTCAACGACGCCACCTACATCGCCTTCATGGCATTCATGCTCCTCGGAGCgggcctcgccctcctcctcctcccgccctcCAGGATCGTCCGCGACGATGGCAGCCGCGCCACCAGGATGACCTACTCCTCCGTGTCCACCGAGGGGTGGGAGATCCTCAAGCTGTTCGCCAACTGGAGGATGCTGCTCGTCCTCCCCGCCGCATGGGCCAGCAACTTCTTCTACACCTACCAGTTCAACAACGTCAATGGCCGCCTCTTCACGCTCCGCACCAAGGGCCTCAACAACGTCTTCTACTGGGGCGCCCAGATGCTCGGCTCCGCGGCCATCGGCTACTTCCTCGACTTCGGATTCGGATCCtccagcaggaggaggaggggcctgtgcggggtcgccgccgtcgccgtgctcgGCACCGCCATCTGGGCCGGCGGCCTCGCCAACCAGCTCCGCTACGCCGACGGCAATTGGGGGGAGAGGCTCATCGATTTCAAGGATGGGCGGCGGTACGCGGGGCCCTTCCTGCTCTACTTCAGCTACGGATTGCTGGACGCCATGTTCCAGAGCCTCATCTACTGGATCATCGGCGCCCTCGCCAACGACACCCAAATCCTCAGCAG ATATGTTGGATTCTATAAGGGAGTGCAAAGTGCTGGAGCAGCTGTGGCATGGCAAATTGATACCCACAAGACAAGCCTAATTTCGCAACTGATTGTGAATTGGGCGCTTACTACCGTGAGCTACCCCTTGCTTGCACTCTTGGTGTTCTTAGCTGTGAAGGAGGAGGACAGTTCTGTTTCTTCTGTTGAGGATGGCAAAGAGAAAGATAGCAAACTGTCTGCACCAACCAGCTTCCACTGA
- the LOC127769729 gene encoding uncharacterized protein C594.04c, with the protein MAAGVKNMVIAILVPLPSLLFFFSFVRPTTTPSPVSSWCAAHPLLVANLLFLFNVDLLFWLIGNLLSNHWLIDLYWTVIPVMLLHYYRAHPAAVADTARSAVAVALTWVWSARLTHNYLRREGWQWGKREDWRFAEMRGQYGRAWWWMSFFAVYLSQQVFLIGICLPMYAIHSTTQPWGAWDVVATMACLAGIVIAHFADTQLHRFVTTNEKLKKVGEATVATMEAGLWRYSRHPNYFGEQLWWWGLYLFAWNIGQPWMVVGPLVNSLCLGYVTVLVERRMVKQEHRAEAYKLYQKRTSVWIPWFRKPVPQPYNHKDSSNQNSLKISHS; encoded by the exons atggccgccggcgtgAAGAACATGGTCATCGCCATCCTCGtccctctcccttccctcctcttcttcttctccttcgtccgccccaccaccaccccgtcCCCGGTGTCGTCGTGGTGCGCCGCCCACCCCCTCCTCGTCGCcaacctcctcttcctcttcaacGTTGACCTCCTCTTCTGGCTCATCGGCAATCTCCTCTCCAACCACTGG CTCATCGATCTGTACTGGACCGTCATCCCGGTGATGCTGCTGCACTACTACCGGGCCCAcccggccgcggtggcggacacggcgaggtcggcggtggcggtggcgctcaCCTGGGTGTGGAGCGCCAGGCTGACGCACAACTACCTGAGGAGGGAAGGGTGGCAATGGGGCAAGAGGGAGGACTGGAGGTTCGCCGAGATGCGGGGGCAGTACGGCAGGGCGTGGTGGTGGATGTCCTTCTTCGCCGTCTACCTCTCGCAGCAGGTGTTCCTCATCGGCATCTGCCTCCCCATGTACGCCATCCACTCCACCACCCAGCCATGGGGCGCCTGGGACGTCGTGGCAACAATGGCATGCCTCGCCGGCATCGTCATCGCCCACTTCGCCGACACGCAGCTGCACAGGTTCGTGACCACCAACGAGAAGCTGAAGAAGGTCGGCGAGGCCACGGTGGCGACCATGGAGGCCGGGCTGTGGCGGTACTCGCGGCATCCCAACTACTTCGGGGAGCAGCTGTGGTGGTGGGGGCTGTACCTGTTCGCCTGGAACATCGGGCAGCCATGGATGGTGGTCGGGCCGCTTGTGAACAGCCTGTGCCTTGGCTATGTCACCGTGCTGGTGGAGCGGCGAATGGTGAAGCAGGAGCACCGAGCAGAGGCCTACAAGCTGTACCAGAAGAGGACCTCCGTTTGGATCCCCTGGTTCAGGAAGCCCGTCCCTCAACCCTACAACCACAAGGACAGCTCAAACCAAAATTCGCTCAAAATTTCGCACTCTTGA
- the LOC127770231 gene encoding uncharacterized protein LOC127770231, with amino-acid sequence MAANSSNDTVNVASEVSSILSKLNDHLAGADEAKEPAGTSIITLAGENNGATMEVAGDVEDLVVVEAGGDEDDDEEEESVVSAYTNSNYQALNNSVLVAGSCAVKDPGVHVVIVEHVDEIRDYDDDVRDE; translated from the coding sequence ATGGCGGCTAATTCCTCCAACGACACCGTCAACGTGGCCTCCGAAGTGAGCAGCATCCTCTCCAAGCTCAACgatcacctcgccggcgccgacgaggccaAGGAGCCGGCGGGGACAAGCATCATCACGCTGGCCGGGGAGAACAACGGCGCCACCatggaggtggccggcgacgtggaggACCTCGTCGtggtggaggccggcggcgacgaggacgacgacgaggaggaggagagcgtgGTGAGTGCCTACACCAACAGCAACTACCAGGCTCTGAACAACTCGGTGCTCGTCGCCGGCAGCTGCGCCGTCAAGGACCCCGGCGTCCACGTCGTCATCGTCGAGCACGTCGACGAGATCCgcgactacgacgacgacgtccggGACGAATAA
- the LOC127770227 gene encoding uncharacterized protein LOC127770227, whose protein sequence is MDQQLHLQGTSTATTVPLQGDPASDHHPHLSIDIPPAAASMSPAPTQAAADITPTPTTSILSTKASTPAGSCSSRSTSVAPKPQRSSSFMLRQTVKSLLPVGSFKSSVKFFNARISRTSSLPVTDVSQEQADKTSTTHAVDKAGHMYRSQSLPMNMKKLNNGKSFKRMNSLGGVYRVVPSTPSVPVTSSNVIPDIVPSEPGDEDGEDIAEEEAVCRICMVELSEGSDTLKLECSCKGELALAHKHCAMKWFTMKGTRTCEVCKEDVQNLPVTLVRVQSMQQPELQTIPANASRYDRLRMWQGAPILVIVSILAYFCFLEQLLVARDGIAALAISLPFSCILGLFSSLTTTSMVARRYVWIYATIQFLFVVFFTHLFYRYLHLQAVISIILATFAGFGVGMTGNSIIVEIIRWRAARAAAAPPAQTRHRRRRHGRRQQQPPPAQPAASSAAVADVENPPV, encoded by the exons ATGGATCAGCAGCTGCACCTGCAG GGGACTAGTACTGCTACAACTGTTCCATTGCAAGGTGACCCTGCTTCTGATCACCACCCACATCTCTCAATCGACATACCACCAGCTGCAGCAAGCATGTCACCTGCACCGACACAAGCTGCTGCAGATATCACACCCACACCGACCACTTCGATTTTGAGCACCAAAGCGAGCACACCTGCAGGTTCATGTTCCAGCAGAAGCACCAGCGTTGCCCCAAAGCCGCAACGATCGTCATCCTTCATGCTGAGGCAGACTGTCAAGAGCCTCTTGCCAGTGGGAAGCTTCAAGTCGTCAGTCAAGTTCTTCAACGCCAGAATTTCGAGGACATCGTCGCTCCCGGTGACCGATGTCTCGCAGGAACAAGCCGATAAAACTTCGACTACTCATGCTGTT GATAAAGCAGGTCACATGTACCGGTCACAGTCGCTTCCCATGAACATGAAGAAATTGAATAATGGAAAGAGCTTCAAGAGAATGAATTCACTCGGCGGTGTCTACCGCGTAGTTCCTTCGACACCATCAGTCCCCGTGACAAGCAGCAATGTCATCCCAGATATAGTCCCATCTGAACCAG GTGATGAAGATGGAGAGGACATAGCAGAGGAAGAGGCAGTATGCAGGATCTGCATGGTTGAGCTGTCAGAAGGGAGTGACACTCTGAAGCTGGAGTGTTCATGCAAGGGCGAGCTCGCTCTAGCTCACAAGCACTGCGCCATGAAGTGGTTCACCATGAAAGGTACCAGGACATGCGAGGTCTGCAAGGAAGATGTTCAGAACCTCCCTGTCACCCTTGTTCGTGTTCAGAGCATGCAGCAGCCTGAGCTTCAGACCATCCCTGCCAACGCATCAAGATACGATCGCCtcag GATGTGGCAGGGAGCGCCAATCCTTGTGATCGTCAGCATCCTCGCCTACTTCTGCTTCTTGGAACAGCTGCTG GTTGCCCGTGATGGTATTGCAGCGCTGGCAATATCGCTGCCCTTCTCATGTATCCTTGGCCTCTTCTCATCCCTCACCACAACAAGCATGG TGGCAAGGAGATACGTGTGGATCTATGCGACAATTCAGTTTCTGTTCGTCGTCTTCTTCACCCATCTCTTCTACAGATAT ctcCATTTGCAAGCGGTGATATCAATCATCCTGGCCACGTTTGCCGGGTTCGGCGTAGGGATGACCGGCAACTCCATCATCGTGGAGATTATAcggtggagggcggcgagggcggcggcggcgccgccggctcaaacccgtcatcgtcgtcgtcgtcatggtCGCAGGCAACAACAGCCACCACCTGCACAACCAGCTGCTTCTTCAGCTGCCGTCGCCGACGTTGAGAACCCACCTGTATAA
- the LOC127771790 gene encoding UMP-CMP kinase 2 isoform X4, with amino-acid sequence MWRRQVGALLLRHRSTPSSTLRHHLPLPVPDQSPPLASNLLLRLFTSQSGEGGDGATKPFIAFVLGGPGSGKGTQCVRIASDFGFAHLSAGDLLRSEISTGSEKGELILNIIKEGKIVPSEITVELIRKAMESSDAKRVLIDGFPRCEENRIAFERITGTEPDLVIFFDCPEDEMVKRLLGRNQGRVDDNIETIKKRLKVFESLNIPVVDYYTSRGKVHKINATGTEEEIFGAVHKLFSSLSS; translated from the exons ATGTGGCGGCGGCAAGTGGGTGCCCTTCTTCTCCGGCACCGATCCACGCCTTCCTCCACCCTCCGCCaccatctccccctccccgtCCCCGACCAG AGCCCACCTCTCGCTTCCAATCTTCTGCTCCGCCTCTTCACTTCTCAATCT GGAGAGGGAGGTGATGGTGCCACCAAGCCCTTCATTGCTTTCGTCTTAG GGGGTCCCGGGAGTGGGAAAGGTACGCAATGTGTCCGGATCGCTTCTGATTTTGGGTTTGCTCATTTGAGTGCCGGTGACCTTCTACGGAGTGAAATTTCAACTGGCAGTGAGAAAGG GGAGTTGATCttaaatataataaaagaaGGGAAGATTGTTCCATCAGAGATTACTGTTGAACTGATTAGAAAAGCTATGGAATCGAGCGATGCTAAAAGGGTTCTTATTGATGGTTTCCCAAGGTGTGAGGAAAACAGGATCGCCTTCGAAAGAATA ACTGGAACAGAACCAGACCTTGTGATTTTCTTTGACTGCCCTGAGGATGAGATGGTTAAACGTTTACTAGGCCGTAACCAG GGACGAGTGGATGATAACATTGAAACAATCAAGAAGCGCCTAAAGGTGTTTGAGAGTCTAAATATTCCTGTTGTTGACTACTACACTTCAAGAGGAAAGGTTCACAAG ATAAATGCAACCGGAACTGAAGAAGAAATCTTTGGAGCAGTCCACAAGCTGTTTTCCTCCTTAAG TAGTTGA